A region from the Silene latifolia isolate original U9 population chromosome 7, ASM4854445v1, whole genome shotgun sequence genome encodes:
- the LOC141592777 gene encoding mitochondrial ATP-independent inner membrane protease subunit 1b-like: MILRSFQQWRTFAKEASTLPITLFKVFCGIYVTRNHICDIVYVPGPSMLPTMSVSGDIILVDRISPRFGKIVPGDIAIVRSPEYPSKVITKRLIAQEDDTVTFLVDPKNSEQSKTVVVPKGHVWVQGDNIYDSRDSRAFGPVPYGLLYGKVFWRVWPIKDFGPL; the protein is encoded by the exons ATGATACTAAGAAGTTTCCAGCAATGGCGAACCTTTGCAAAAGAAGCTTCTACTCTACCTATTACATTATTCAAAGTGTTTTGCGGCATCTACGTCACTCGCAATCACATTTGCGACATTGTTTAT GTTCCAGGTCCAAGCATGCTTCCAACAATGAGTGTCTCCGGTGATATAATCTTAGTTGACCGTATATCCCCAAGGTTTGGGAAAATTGTTCCCGGGGATATCGCCATCGTTCGGTCTCCGGAATATCCTAGTAAAGTTATTACAAAGCGATTGATTGCTCAGGAGGATGATACTGTTACATTTCTTGTTGATCCTAAGAACAGTGAGCAATCCAAGACTGTCGTG GTGCCAAAGGGCCATGTATGGGTTCAAGGAGATAATATATATGACTCCAGGGATTCAAGAGCTTTTGGACCCGTTCCTTATGGTCTACTCTATGGAAAAGTGTTTTGGAGG GTGTGGCCGATTAAAGATTTTGGACCGTTGTGA